Proteins encoded by one window of Lathyrus oleraceus cultivar Zhongwan6 chromosome 1, CAAS_Psat_ZW6_1.0, whole genome shotgun sequence:
- the LOC127094132 gene encoding uncharacterized protein LOC127094132 produces the protein MEAHNVQFQEETRNNQKNTTASIKNLEVQMGQIAQQLASSSQAHGALPSTTVTNPREHNNEDQLIEVDLEIKENEAVREELVAPKLVVKETVTEPKLVVKIPFPTRNKKKGQHEKNFEKFLELFKKLEINIPLLEALEQIPTYAKFMKDIISKRRAIDTNLIILTGTCSSILQGMKIPMKKKGRGAVPIPCTIGDRSLKKALVDLGASVSLMLLSIYKKLGIGVLQDTRMTLQFVDHSVKKPYGIVEDVLVKIDKFVFPVDFVVLEMPKDEEIPLILGRPFLETGRCLINIEVSKMIFIPVIL, from the exons ATGGAAGCTCATAATGTTCAATTCCAAGAAGAAACCcgaaacaatcagaaaaacaccacagcatccataaaaaatcttgaagtccAGATGGGTCAAATAGCACAACAATTAGCCTCGAGTTCTCAAGCACATGGTGCTCTACCTAGTACAACTGTGACAAATcctagagagcataataat GAAGATCAATTGATCGAAGTGGATCttgagatcaaagaaaatgaagCTGTAAGGGAAGAATTGGTGGCACCGAAACTAGTAGTGAAAGAAACAGTCACTGAGCCTAAGCTGGTTGTTAAGATTCCTTTTCCCACCAGAAACAAGAAAAAGGGGcaacatgagaaaaactttgagaagttcctagagttgttcaagaagctAGAGATTAACATTCCGCTATTGGAAGCACTTGAACAAATACCGActtatgccaagttcatgaaagacatcattTCTAAGAGGCGGGCCATCGACACCAACCTGATTATTCTAACCGGAACTTGTAGTTCTATTTTACAGGGTATGAAGATCCCAATGAAGAAGAAAGGTCGAGGAGCGGTCCctattccttgtaccattggagataggtcctTAAAAAAGGCTCTTGTTGATCTAGGAGCAAGTGTGAGTCTCATGCTgttatccatttacaagaaacTTGGTATAGGGGTTCTGCAAGATACCAGGATGACACTCCAATTCGTCGATCATTCGGTTAAGAAACCGTATGGTATTGTTGAAGATGTTCTGGtgaaaattgacaagtttgtatTCCCGGTGGATTTTGTGGTTCTAGAAATGCCTAAAGATGAAGAGATCCCTCTCATCCTTGGGAGACCCTTTTTAGAGACGGGAAGATGCTTGATCAACATAGAAGTATCAAAGATGATATTTATACCAGTCATACTATAG